The following are encoded together in the Arcticibacterium luteifluviistationis genome:
- the egtD gene encoding L-histidine N(alpha)-methyltransferase — protein sequence MSQFEKDVKDGLSRSPKYLSSKYFYDKKGDELFVQIMNMPEYYLTRAEFEIFKEQTTEIIESLGVRPDSYFELVELGAGDGTKTKELLKVLVNQGFKFDYVPVDISSNALNQLQSSLKEEMEELSVKIRKGDYFEVLESLKFTNTPKVILFLGSNIGNLEDEQAHQFMNELAAVLNSGDKLLLGVDLIKAEEVVLPAYNDKAGITKAFNLNLLSRINNELDANFDIENFTHQPEYSETTGIAKSFLVSTKAQSVKINGSGTFEFKAGEKIHTEISRKYSDEIIVKITKNTKFRLQEKLQDSKGYFADYILVRD from the coding sequence ATGAGTCAATTCGAAAAAGATGTGAAAGATGGACTTTCACGTTCTCCTAAGTATTTATCGTCAAAATATTTTTACGATAAAAAGGGTGACGAACTATTTGTTCAAATTATGAATATGCCGGAGTATTATTTAACTCGGGCAGAATTTGAAATCTTTAAAGAGCAAACCACAGAAATTATTGAATCACTTGGAGTAAGACCTGATTCTTATTTTGAGCTGGTGGAGCTAGGTGCTGGAGATGGTACCAAAACCAAAGAGCTGTTAAAAGTGTTGGTCAATCAGGGTTTTAAATTTGATTATGTCCCTGTTGATATTTCTTCAAACGCTCTTAATCAATTGCAAAGTTCTCTTAAAGAAGAAATGGAGGAGTTGTCTGTGAAGATTAGAAAGGGTGATTATTTTGAAGTTTTGGAATCACTTAAATTCACGAACACACCTAAGGTGATACTTTTCCTTGGTTCAAACATTGGAAATTTAGAGGATGAGCAGGCTCATCAATTTATGAACGAGCTGGCAGCCGTATTAAATTCTGGAGATAAGCTTCTACTTGGAGTTGACCTTATAAAGGCAGAAGAAGTGGTTTTGCCTGCGTATAATGATAAGGCAGGCATTACAAAAGCTTTTAATTTAAATTTATTGTCTCGAATTAATAATGAACTTGACGCTAATTTTGACATCGAAAATTTTACGCATCAGCCGGAATATTCAGAGACTACTGGTATAGCCAAAAGTTTTTTAGTTAGCACCAAAGCCCAATCGGTTAAAATTAATGGCTCTGGTACTTTCGAGTTTAAAGCTGGAGAAAAGATTCATACCGAAATATCTAGGAAGTATAGTGATGAAATCATTGTTAAGATAACAAAGAATACAAAGTTCCGCCTTCAGGAAAAACTACAAGATAGCAAAGGCTATTTTGCAGATTACATCTTGGTGAGAGACTAG
- the egtB gene encoding ergothioneine biosynthesis protein EgtB: MSPVLEKFLKIRNHTEKICVNLEIEDYLPQSAEFASPPKWHLAHTTWFFEEMILQKFVKDYTVFDKSYRFLFNSYYNSIGERLNRGERGLITRPSVEMVYKYRAVVNKQMELLLQENDSEEVMELVILGINHEQQHQELLLTDLKYTFSRNPTYPEWQKEPLVSSNNQSESWLKVSEGVYEIGFDGSGFSFDNELGRHKVYLNDFEIANSLVTNGDFIEFINDGGYQKSEFWLYEGWAWVNANKVEKPLYWYKAEGKWLNYTLAGLKEVNSDDVLAHVSFYEAAAYALWKGCRLPTEFEWEIASEAFEWGTRWEWTNSAYLPYPKYEIAAGAVGEYNGKFMINQMVLKGASVATSEGHSRKTYRNFFHPQMQWQFSGIRLAK, encoded by the coding sequence ATGAGCCCTGTTTTAGAAAAGTTTTTAAAAATTAGAAACCACACCGAAAAGATTTGTGTCAATCTAGAAATAGAAGATTACTTACCACAAAGTGCAGAGTTTGCTAGTCCTCCTAAATGGCATCTGGCCCATACTACTTGGTTTTTTGAAGAAATGATTCTTCAGAAATTTGTTAAGGACTATACGGTTTTTGATAAGAGTTACAGGTTCTTGTTTAACAGTTATTATAATTCCATAGGCGAACGATTAAATAGGGGAGAGCGAGGGCTAATCACAAGACCAAGCGTAGAGATGGTTTATAAATATAGAGCCGTCGTAAATAAACAAATGGAGCTATTACTTCAGGAGAATGATTCAGAGGAAGTAATGGAATTAGTCATTCTTGGTATTAACCACGAGCAGCAGCATCAAGAGTTATTGTTGACAGATTTAAAATACACTTTCTCCAGAAATCCAACCTATCCTGAATGGCAAAAAGAACCTTTAGTTAGTTCTAATAACCAATCTGAATCTTGGCTTAAGGTCTCAGAAGGCGTTTATGAGATAGGTTTTGATGGCAGTGGCTTCTCTTTCGATAATGAATTAGGAAGACATAAAGTATATCTTAATGATTTTGAGATTGCGAATAGTTTAGTGACCAATGGGGACTTTATTGAGTTTATAAATGATGGAGGATATCAAAAATCAGAATTTTGGCTTTACGAAGGTTGGGCATGGGTAAATGCTAATAAAGTTGAAAAACCACTTTATTGGTATAAGGCAGAGGGCAAATGGTTAAACTATACCTTGGCAGGTTTAAAAGAAGTTAATTCGGATGATGTATTAGCTCATGTATCTTTTTATGAAGCGGCAGCCTATGCTCTTTGGAAAGGCTGTAGGTTACCTACAGAATTTGAATGGGAAATCGCCTCGGAAGCTTTTGAGTGGGGCACACGATGGGAATGGACTAACTCGGCTTATTTGCCGTATCCTAAATATGAAATTGCAGCAGGTGCAGTAGGAGAATACAATGGAAAGTTCATGATAAATCAAATGGTCTTAAAAGGAGCTTCGGTTGCTACTTCTGAGGGGCATAGCAGAAAAACCTACCGTAATTTCTTTCATCCTCAAATGCAATGGCAGTTTTCAGGAATTAGATTAGCTAAATAA
- the smpB gene encoding SsrA-binding protein SmpB has product MASNISNKVEIKNRKASYEYQFIDTFTAGIVLRGTEMKSIRMGKANISDAHCYITNGELFIKNLHISPYEFGTHYNHEPLRERKLLLQRKELKKLENKLKDVGLTIIPTRLFISDKGLAKLNIALAKGKKLYDKRESIKSKDTERQESRKF; this is encoded by the coding sequence ATGGCAAGTAACATTTCGAACAAAGTTGAGATTAAAAACAGGAAGGCATCTTATGAATATCAGTTCATAGATACTTTTACTGCTGGTATTGTATTAAGGGGTACCGAGATGAAGTCCATACGAATGGGCAAGGCTAACATTTCTGATGCTCACTGTTATATTACCAATGGAGAGCTTTTTATTAAGAATCTTCATATTTCGCCCTATGAGTTTGGTACCCATTATAACCATGAACCTCTAAGAGAAAGAAAGCTATTATTACAGCGTAAAGAGCTAAAGAAGCTAGAGAATAAGCTAAAGGATGTGGGCCTTACTATTATTCCAACTAGGCTTTTTATTAGTGATAAAGGTTTAGCTAAGTTGAATATCGCTTTGGCTAAAGGAAAGAAGCTTTATGACAAAAGAGAGAGTATTAAGTCTAAAGACACTGAAAGGCAGGAAAGTAGAAAGTTTTAG
- a CDS encoding fasciclin domain-containing protein, giving the protein MKHLNLIVILAISFTILACTSSTTESSSSDDSQATERTGQAFIEDENATPNCLQIAIGSSDHSTLVAAVQAAQVENALVNVGPLTVFAPTNAAFDALPEGTVENLLKPENKAALADILKYHVTPGNLKADFLTKFKKIGQANNQNLEVKIVDGKAVIGGANIIASIPASNGIVHVIDAVLLPPTKE; this is encoded by the coding sequence ATGAAACACTTAAACCTAATTGTTATTCTTGCTATTTCGTTCACTATACTCGCATGTACCAGCAGTACCACAGAATCCAGCTCGTCTGATGATTCCCAAGCTACCGAACGAACTGGGCAGGCGTTTATTGAAGACGAAAATGCTACTCCAAATTGCTTACAGATAGCTATTGGCTCTTCTGACCACTCTACCTTGGTAGCGGCAGTTCAAGCAGCTCAAGTAGAAAACGCTCTTGTTAATGTAGGTCCCTTAACAGTTTTTGCTCCTACCAATGCCGCTTTCGATGCATTGCCTGAAGGAACTGTTGAGAACTTGCTAAAGCCAGAGAACAAAGCTGCTTTGGCAGATATTCTAAAATACCATGTTACTCCCGGAAATTTGAAAGCCGATTTTCTCACCAAATTTAAAAAAATAGGTCAGGCGAATAATCAAAATCTGGAGGTGAAAATTGTAGACGGGAAAGCTGTGATTGGCGGAGCTAATATCATAGCTAGTATACCAGCAAGTAACGGAATAGTTCATGTTATTGACGCAGTTCTTCTTCCTCCTACCAAAGAATAA
- a CDS encoding HNH endonuclease: MGRKVLVLNADFSAITVCTVPKAFLLVYLNKAELVKDDDKAQLRTVSVSYPLPSVIKLNNYVKVPYKGVVLNRQNVFKRDGNECVYCGRRKDLTLDHVIPKSRGGKTNWANLVAACKSCNGRKGDNTPEEAGMALSKKPFKPTFVMFLRNFSGKVGENWAPYLGASKSA, encoded by the coding sequence ATGGGCAGGAAAGTACTGGTTTTAAATGCAGATTTTAGTGCTATCACTGTTTGCACCGTCCCAAAAGCTTTTTTGCTTGTTTACCTCAACAAGGCAGAGTTAGTTAAAGATGATGATAAGGCTCAACTCAGAACCGTATCTGTTTCGTATCCTCTACCATCTGTTATCAAACTAAATAATTACGTTAAAGTGCCTTACAAGGGTGTTGTCCTTAATAGGCAAAATGTTTTCAAAAGGGATGGTAACGAATGTGTTTATTGTGGAAGGAGAAAAGATTTAACCTTAGACCATGTGATTCCTAAATCACGCGGAGGTAAAACTAACTGGGCAAATTTGGTGGCAGCCTGTAAGTCTTGCAATGGCCGTAAAGGTGATAATACACCAGAGGAGGCTGGTATGGCACTTAGTAAAAAGCCCTTCAAGCCTACATTTGTTATGTTTTTAAGGAACTTCTCGGGCAAAGTGGGGGAGAATTGGGCTCCGTATTTGGGTGCAAGTAAATCTGCGTAA
- a CDS encoding c-type cytochrome encodes MKNTSKLTFMLFLSLLIASCGGSESKTESQKAVATTEAEAAPAAKNKGVGPIKSITLAAEIDTELAKKGEEIFKAKCSACHRLDKKFIGPSPKGVLERREPEWIMNMILNPEVMIVEDPDAKALMMEFNGAPMANQNLTEDEARSVLEYFRTL; translated from the coding sequence ATGAAAAACACCTCTAAATTAACCTTTATGCTATTCTTAAGCTTGCTAATTGCAAGCTGTGGGGGTAGCGAATCTAAAACAGAAAGCCAGAAAGCAGTAGCTACTACTGAAGCGGAAGCAGCTCCCGCCGCAAAAAACAAAGGTGTTGGGCCCATTAAGTCGATAACACTTGCAGCTGAAATTGACACAGAACTAGCCAAAAAGGGTGAAGAGATTTTCAAAGCAAAGTGCTCTGCCTGTCACAGACTGGATAAAAAGTTTATTGGACCATCGCCTAAAGGAGTTCTGGAACGAAGAGAACCAGAATGGATAATGAACATGATCTTAAATCCAGAAGTCATGATAGTAGAAGACCCAGACGCCAAAGCACTCATGATGGAATTTAACGGTGCCCCAATGGCCAATCAAAATCTTACAGAAGATGAGGCTAGATCGGTATTAGAATACTTCAGAACCCTATAA
- a CDS encoding TRAP transporter small permease, producing the protein MQKTYTFLSKSIENILVAIFGLLVIDVVWQVASRYIIGQSSSFTEEFARFSLIWLAVLGAAYINGQKEGHLSMDFLVTKLPPKKQVARKKYIQLFMILFALVVMIIGGGNLVYITLKLGQTSPALHIPLGYVYAIVPVSGLLIIFFCIHRILENEE; encoded by the coding sequence ATGCAAAAAACATATACTTTTCTTAGTAAATCTATCGAAAATATACTCGTTGCCATCTTCGGTTTGCTTGTCATAGACGTAGTTTGGCAAGTGGCTTCTCGTTATATCATTGGACAGTCGAGCTCTTTTACTGAAGAATTTGCCCGTTTTTCATTGATCTGGCTTGCCGTATTAGGTGCAGCATATATAAACGGACAAAAAGAAGGACACTTATCCATGGATTTTCTTGTCACCAAATTACCACCTAAGAAGCAAGTGGCTCGCAAGAAATACATTCAACTATTTATGATATTATTTGCCCTTGTTGTTATGATTATTGGCGGTGGCAACCTCGTTTATATCACTCTAAAACTTGGACAAACATCGCCAGCTCTACATATTCCTTTGGGTTATGTTTATGCTATTGTTCCAGTCAGTGGCCTACTTATTATTTTCTTTTGCATTCATCGAATTTTAGAAAACGAAGAATAA
- a CDS encoding TRAP transporter substrate-binding protein, with protein MTKSKFRRSVLLPFVVTFLFLGASSCSEIKDKKVLYFAHSLPITHPVHKGILAFQESLNEKSEGKLQLKIFPDAQLGSERETLELLQIGSVAMTKVSAASMSSFAPEYEVLGIPYLFKDSEHLFNVLEGDIGKELLAAGSEYLLRGICFYDAGSRSFYAKERAIQTPSDLKGMKIRVMNDKMSVDMVNTLGGSATPMAYGELYTALQQKVVDGAENNIPSFVTSNHYEICKYYTFDEHSMIPDVVVMSSTFWKTLSETEKKWVQDAANESVVKEKQYWKETVEENMKVLEEANVQFIYPDKTLFSNQADALTKTLMQDPKKKAMIERIRAVGAN; from the coding sequence ATGACGAAATCTAAATTTCGCCGCTCTGTATTGCTACCTTTTGTGGTAACTTTCTTATTTCTCGGAGCTTCCTCTTGTTCCGAAATCAAGGACAAAAAAGTACTTTATTTTGCTCATTCGTTACCTATTACGCACCCTGTGCATAAAGGGATTCTTGCATTTCAAGAATCGTTGAATGAAAAATCAGAGGGCAAGCTCCAATTAAAAATATTCCCAGATGCTCAGTTAGGAAGTGAACGTGAAACTCTTGAATTACTGCAAATTGGTAGTGTAGCTATGACCAAAGTAAGTGCAGCTTCTATGTCAAGCTTTGCACCAGAATATGAAGTTTTAGGAATCCCCTATTTATTCAAAGATTCGGAGCATTTATTCAATGTATTAGAAGGTGACATAGGAAAAGAACTCTTAGCCGCAGGAAGCGAATACTTACTACGAGGCATATGTTTCTATGATGCAGGGAGCCGCAGCTTTTATGCGAAAGAAAGGGCTATTCAAACACCTAGCGATTTAAAAGGCATGAAGATAAGGGTGATGAACGATAAAATGTCAGTCGACATGGTGAATACATTAGGAGGTTCTGCCACCCCAATGGCCTACGGAGAGTTGTACACGGCACTGCAACAAAAAGTTGTTGATGGAGCAGAAAACAACATCCCCTCGTTCGTGACTTCAAACCATTATGAAATTTGTAAGTACTATACTTTTGATGAGCATAGCATGATACCCGACGTGGTGGTTATGAGTTCTACTTTCTGGAAAACATTAAGTGAAACAGAAAAAAAATGGGTACAAGATGCTGCCAACGAAAGTGTAGTTAAAGAAAAACAATACTGGAAAGAAACCGTAGAGGAAAACATGAAGGTGCTTGAAGAGGCTAATGTTCAATTTATCTATCCTGATAAAACCTTGTTTTCAAATCAAGCGGATGCTCTTACTAAAACCTTGATGCAAGATCCTAAAAAGAAAGCAATGATTGAGCGTATCAGAGCGGTTGGTGCTAATTAA
- the nosZ gene encoding Sec-dependent nitrous-oxide reductase, whose amino-acid sequence MKNIFKKALLFLLPLGIFTACGTNNSKSNSALAEGAAEKVYVKPGDHDEFYAFVSGGFSGQLAVYGLPSGRLFKVIPVFSQDAEKAYGYNEETKPMLNTSFGFVPWDDAHHPDISQTAGELDGRFLFINGNNTPRIAKIDLTTFETTEILEIPNSAGNHSSSFVTENTEYVVAGTRFSVPIPQKDMPIKDYKGNFKGSLSFISVDPKDGAMDIKFQIIMPGFNYDLSHPGRGDSHGWFFFTTYNTEEASTLLEVNASQNDKDFIAAINWKKVEAFVNGGGGKKMATNYAHNVYSDETHSATSTMRKEVTVVDPRDIPGAVYLLPTPKSPHGCDVDPSGEYIVGNGKLSSNLTVHSFSKMIKAIEAKNFDGDAYGIPILNFEAINAGTVQQAGLGPLHTEFDGEGNAYTTFFISSEVVKWKLKTWEVIDRKPTYYSVGHLMIPGGNSRKPFGKYALAMNKITKDRYLPTGPEVTQSAQLFDISGDKMELLLDFPTIGEPHYAAGIPANLIAPKSKKFYALEDNKHPYAVKSEADTRVERKGNDVHIYMTTIRSHFAPDNIEGIKVGDKVYFHVTNLEQDYDVPHGISMIGANTSELLIMPGQTETFTWEPKKVGVWPFYCTDFCSALHQEMQGYVRVSPSGSNTKLSWSLGEDIE is encoded by the coding sequence ATGAAAAATATATTCAAAAAGGCCCTCCTGTTTCTATTGCCTCTCGGCATTTTCACAGCCTGTGGTACAAATAACAGTAAATCAAACTCTGCATTAGCAGAAGGTGCCGCAGAAAAAGTATATGTAAAACCAGGGGATCATGACGAGTTCTATGCTTTTGTCTCTGGAGGTTTTAGTGGACAGTTAGCGGTTTACGGCTTACCTTCTGGTAGGTTATTTAAAGTAATTCCAGTTTTTTCTCAGGATGCAGAAAAGGCATATGGTTACAACGAAGAAACCAAGCCAATGCTTAACACCTCCTTTGGATTTGTACCATGGGATGACGCTCACCACCCAGACATTTCCCAAACAGCGGGTGAATTAGATGGTAGATTTCTCTTTATCAATGGAAATAACACCCCACGAATTGCTAAGATTGACTTAACCACTTTTGAGACAACCGAAATACTCGAAATCCCAAATAGTGCAGGAAACCACTCTTCCTCTTTTGTAACAGAGAACACGGAATATGTAGTAGCCGGAACACGTTTTTCTGTGCCAATACCACAAAAGGATATGCCTATTAAAGACTACAAAGGAAACTTTAAAGGTTCTTTGTCTTTTATCTCTGTAGACCCTAAAGATGGTGCCATGGATATAAAGTTCCAGATTATTATGCCAGGTTTTAACTATGACCTATCTCACCCAGGTCGCGGAGATTCTCATGGTTGGTTCTTCTTCACTACATATAATACAGAGGAAGCAAGCACACTGTTAGAAGTAAACGCTTCACAAAACGACAAAGACTTTATTGCAGCCATAAACTGGAAAAAAGTTGAAGCTTTTGTAAACGGCGGTGGCGGCAAAAAAATGGCCACTAACTATGCCCATAACGTGTATAGTGATGAAACTCACTCCGCTACTTCTACCATGAGAAAAGAAGTTACCGTAGTAGACCCTAGGGATATTCCAGGAGCTGTATATCTATTACCAACACCAAAATCTCCACACGGCTGTGATGTAGACCCAAGTGGTGAGTATATAGTAGGAAACGGTAAATTGTCATCAAACCTAACGGTTCACTCGTTTAGTAAAATGATAAAAGCGATTGAAGCTAAAAACTTTGACGGTGACGCTTACGGCATTCCAATTTTGAACTTTGAAGCTATAAACGCTGGTACTGTACAGCAAGCAGGCTTAGGACCATTGCACACAGAGTTTGATGGAGAAGGAAATGCCTATACTACATTCTTTATCTCTTCGGAAGTAGTCAAATGGAAATTGAAAACTTGGGAGGTAATTGATAGAAAACCAACCTATTATTCTGTAGGTCACTTAATGATTCCAGGAGGTAACTCTAGAAAACCATTCGGTAAGTACGCATTAGCGATGAACAAAATCACAAAAGACCGCTACCTACCTACTGGACCTGAAGTTACTCAGTCCGCTCAGTTATTTGATATCAGTGGTGATAAAATGGAGCTTCTTTTAGACTTCCCAACTATTGGCGAGCCGCACTATGCTGCTGGTATTCCAGCTAATTTAATTGCACCAAAATCTAAGAAATTCTATGCTTTGGAAGACAATAAGCACCCATATGCCGTAAAAAGCGAAGCTGACACCAGAGTGGAAAGAAAAGGCAATGATGTTCATATTTATATGACTACAATTAGAAGTCACTTTGCTCCTGATAATATAGAAGGTATAAAAGTGGGCGACAAAGTGTACTTCCACGTTACCAACTTAGAACAGGATTATGACGTACCCCATGGAATAAGCATGATTGGAGCCAACACTTCAGAATTGTTAATTATGCCCGGGCAAACAGAAACCTTTACCTGGGAACCTAAAAAAGTAGGTGTATGGCCGTTTTACTGTACAGACTTCTGCTCTGCACTTCACCAAGAAATGCAAGGATATGTAAGAGTCTCTCCAAGTGGCTCCAACACCAAACTGTCTTGGTCTTTAGGCGAGGATATAGAATAA
- the hflX gene encoding GTPase HflX, with protein sequence MIVGVINKDQNAEKTKEYLDELAFLASTAGVICKKTFVQKLPKPDNKTFVGKGKLEEIQTWLLDNPVDSIIFDDDLTPSQVRNLEASFSETKVLDRSLLILNIFSQRAKSDQAKRQVELAQYQYVYPRLTRMWTHLSKQKGGVGMRGPGEKELETDKRIVKDRISFLKKKLEKIDKQSLTRRKERNRLVRVALVGYTNVGKSTLMRVLAKTDVFAENKLFATIDSTVRKMVLGNIPFLLTDTVGFIRKLPTTLVASFKSTLDEIREADILLHVVDISHKSFEEQIDVVNATLADIGASDKPTILVFNKLDLYQAESEEGLDAHLATEEDLEKNLAKLKSSYLAKNMENVVFVSAHKKENLKELRDNLLELLTSKHFAIYPNWDPKQNPLYDWQGHQAAEEEE encoded by the coding sequence ATCATTGTTGGTGTAATAAATAAAGATCAAAACGCCGAAAAAACTAAAGAATACCTGGATGAATTGGCTTTTTTGGCCAGTACAGCTGGGGTGATTTGCAAAAAAACCTTTGTTCAAAAACTGCCAAAACCAGACAATAAGACCTTTGTAGGGAAGGGGAAACTTGAAGAAATTCAAACGTGGCTTCTAGACAACCCTGTAGACTCTATTATATTTGATGACGACCTCACTCCTTCTCAAGTAAGGAACTTGGAGGCCAGTTTTAGTGAGACCAAGGTATTAGACCGAAGTCTTCTCATATTAAATATCTTTTCTCAAAGAGCAAAATCAGACCAGGCGAAAAGGCAAGTAGAGCTAGCTCAATACCAATATGTATATCCGAGGTTAACTAGAATGTGGACTCACCTTAGTAAACAAAAAGGTGGCGTAGGTATGCGTGGACCTGGTGAAAAAGAGCTTGAGACTGATAAAAGAATAGTTAAAGACAGGATTTCCTTCTTAAAAAAGAAGCTTGAAAAAATAGACAAGCAATCTCTTACAAGAAGAAAAGAGAGAAATAGATTGGTTAGAGTAGCTTTAGTAGGTTATACCAATGTTGGCAAATCAACATTAATGCGAGTGTTAGCTAAAACCGATGTTTTTGCTGAAAACAAGCTTTTTGCCACAATAGACTCTACCGTTAGAAAGATGGTATTGGGGAATATCCCATTCTTATTAACAGATACAGTTGGATTTATCAGAAAACTACCAACTACGCTCGTAGCTTCATTTAAGTCTACCTTGGATGAGATAAGAGAGGCAGACATATTACTTCATGTAGTAGACATTTCGCACAAATCTTTTGAAGAACAAATAGATGTGGTAAATGCTACCTTAGCTGACATAGGAGCTTCAGACAAGCCAACTATACTAGTTTTTAATAAACTCGATTTATATCAAGCAGAGTCTGAAGAAGGTTTAGATGCACATTTGGCCACCGAAGAAGATTTAGAGAAAAACTTAGCAAAACTAAAATCAAGTTACCTTGCCAAAAACATGGAAAACGTGGTTTTTGTCTCTGCACATAAAAAAGAGAACTTGAAAGAGTTAAGAGATAACCTTTTGGAACTACTTACTAGTAAGCACTTTGCTATATACCCTAACTGGGATCCAAAACAGAACCCTCTTTACGACTGGCAAGGGCATCAAGCTGCTGAAGAAGAAGAATAG
- a CDS encoding TRAP transporter large permease, giving the protein METISIILLFITFFGLLAYGVPVAYSIGISTTLTLLLNIAFMPAITTACQRMTTGIDNFALLAIPFFILAGEVMNRGGIANRLIAFAKSLIGSLPGGMLYVNTLAAMLFGAISGSAIAAASAIGSTLTEKMAKDGYPRDFSAAVNITSSTTGLLIPPSNVFIIFALASGGTASVAALFIAGYIPGLLVGASIMFMIYLYGKRKGLPMGERVSMKQLFIDFKSAILSLSLLFIVVGGIVGGIFTATEAAAIAVVYAVILGFVNRELKLKDFKSILLTSAKTTAIVMFLICTSMAMSWLFSFESIPQMFTDFLIESVKNPFLVLLVINITLLVVGTFMDMTPAVLIFTPIFLPVVMALGMHPVQFGMVMVLNLCIGICTPPVGTLLFVGSGVAKVPVTKVIKKLMPILGVMTIVLLIITYVPAISLWLPRFFGLIE; this is encoded by the coding sequence ATCGAAACTATCAGCATTATTTTGCTATTTATTACGTTTTTTGGACTATTGGCCTACGGCGTTCCAGTGGCGTACTCCATCGGAATTTCGACAACCTTAACACTTCTACTAAACATAGCGTTTATGCCAGCCATAACCACGGCTTGCCAACGCATGACAACGGGTATTGATAATTTTGCCCTACTAGCTATTCCGTTTTTTATATTGGCAGGAGAGGTAATGAATCGAGGAGGGATTGCCAATCGACTAATTGCCTTTGCAAAATCTTTGATTGGAAGCCTTCCTGGAGGAATGCTTTATGTGAATACTCTTGCTGCAATGCTTTTTGGAGCCATTTCGGGTTCAGCTATTGCAGCAGCATCAGCTATTGGTAGTACACTCACAGAAAAAATGGCAAAAGACGGCTATCCACGAGACTTTAGTGCTGCTGTAAATATTACCTCTTCTACCACTGGTTTACTAATTCCACCGAGTAATGTCTTTATTATTTTCGCTTTAGCTAGTGGCGGTACGGCTTCTGTTGCAGCCTTATTTATAGCGGGTTACATCCCAGGCTTATTAGTCGGTGCTTCTATCATGTTTATGATTTACCTATATGGTAAACGCAAAGGATTGCCGATGGGTGAGCGTGTAAGTATGAAACAATTATTTATTGACTTCAAAAGTGCCATCCTTAGCCTTTCGTTGCTTTTTATCGTTGTAGGTGGTATAGTTGGTGGAATTTTCACAGCAACTGAAGCTGCTGCAATTGCTGTAGTTTATGCCGTTATTTTAGGCTTTGTAAATCGAGAATTAAAACTAAAAGATTTTAAATCCATTTTACTTACAAGTGCTAAAACAACTGCCATAGTTATGTTTTTGATTTGTACATCCATGGCGATGTCATGGTTGTTCTCATTTGAGAGCATTCCACAAATGTTTACCGATTTTCTCATAGAATCTGTAAAGAATCCCTTTCTGGTTCTTTTGGTTATTAATATAACGCTACTAGTTGTCGGTACCTTTATGGACATGACACCGGCCGTACTTATTTTTACACCTATCTTTTTACCAGTAGTTATGGCCTTGGGTATGCACCCTGTTCAGTTCGGTATGGTGATGGTACTGAATCTTTGCATTGGTATTTGTACACCACCAGTTGGTACTCTTTTATTTGTGGGGAGTGGCGTGGCAAAAGTGCCAGTTACCAAAGTTATAAAGAAACTCATGCCTATTCTCGGAGTAATGACTATCGTACTTTTAATCATTACTTATGTGCCAGCAATATCACTTTGGTTGCCAAGATTTTTCGGATTGATTGAGTAG